The window CCACGATCCTTCCAGATGCTTTCACTTCTCCATCTATAACAAGTGCGGGGGTTGTCATCACACCATACTCGATTATCTTTCCAATATCACTGACTTTTTCGATCTCCGCCTGGATATCTAATTCCTCAACTGCCTTCCTCACATTCTCTTCCATTTTATTACACTTTGCGCACCCTGTGCCAAGTACCTCGATTCTCATCCAATCATCTCCTTTTCTTCAGGATCTGCTATGAACTTTCTCCATCTGCTAACCATCTTTGGTTTTTCAACCTCCCAGGGCTTCTCGATCTTCATGCTGATCTTCACGCAGATCGGATCCTCTGCATATGCACCGGGATCGTAGAGCGTGTAATTCTCAAACTGGCTTGGTTCTTCCTGATAACATGCCCTTACAGCATCTGTCACTTTATCTGCATCAAGACAATCAATGAGATCTATAATCCTGATCTGTCTTCTGAACTGCTCGATTGCCTCTTCTGGAATGTTTGGTAGATACGGCGTTAACGCGGTTGAACCGATTATCCACCCCCTCTCATCAACACCGTTTTCAACCAGTTTTATGAGTGTATCTCCTGGGAGATGTCCCCATGCTTCCCTTCCACAGATGATTAGGTACCTTATATTCGGATTTGCAACGATGTTACATATAAGCTTCTCAATCCCAATATTCTCGGTCTGAAGCATACCTGAAAGGGCAGCCCCAGCATCAACTGCTGCCATCACGAGGTCCTCAAGTTCCATCGGGATTGCAAAGTCAAATGTATCGAGGATTACACATACCGCAACAGGCGAGTAATCATTCCCTCTCACGTATCTTCCATCTTCTGGCGGGTATTCTGATGGTGGTTTTACCTTATAGATTTCCATACAAGACCCCCGTCAAAGTTGATATTAGAATAACAAGCAGAATGTAAACACCAGCTCGCTTTCCACCCATCACTCTCGTTATCACAATCATGTTTGGAAGGCTCATCGAAGGTCCTGCAAGAAGAAGCGATAACGCAGGACCAGCTCCCATTAGACCTGATGTGTAGCCGAAGAAGTGCCCGACGATTGGAACTTCCAGGAGTGTTGGCATGTACAGAATCGCCCCGATCACCGATGCAAGGAGGCATGCTGCAGGAGAGCTATCGCCGAGATAAGGCATGGTAAGTTCTCCAACCGCGGTTGCAGGGTCGTGGGATGGTGCAAAACCCGAAGCAATGCCCCCGATCACACCGATGATGAATGTTCCCAGGAGTAAAACGGGAAAGATCTGCCGGGTCAGCCACCAGGTCTCATGCCCCCATTCTTTCACCTCATCCCTTGAATAGTAGAAGATGAGAAGGATTGAGACGGCTATCGTCAGTAAATAGATTGCGATGAGCTTTGTTATGGTTGGTATAAGCCCTGAAGCTCCGATTAAGAGGATCGCAACAAGAAGGATGAAGAAGAGAAGTGTGATGTACCATGGTCTCCCATCTTTTGCAATGGTTTTAATCTCGTTGACCGAGTCGCACCTATCTCCCCGCTCAAATATCGATGCCATTATCAGCCCGATCACAATAGACATCAGGATGGCAGCAAGTGCCCTTGCAACCCCAAGCTCGAGCCCCAGAACTCGTGCTGTTAATACAATTGCAAGAAGATTGATGGCAGGACCTGAGAAGAGAAAAGCTGATGCAGGCCCTATTCCTGCCCCTCTACGATGAATTCCTGCAAACATCGGGAGAATCGTGCAGCTACAGACAGCAAGAATCGTTCCTGAGACAGAAGCAACAGAGTACGAGATCCATTTCCTGGTGTTAGCCCCAAAATACTTCAGGATTGTTTCCTTCGCAAGCAGAGCCGAGATGGCACCGGCGATGAAGAATGCTGGAACGAGACATGTCAGGACATGAAGTGAGAGGTACTCCATAAGGGTATTAAACCCTGCTGTAAGGGCAGTTACCAGCAGTCCACTCATAATTTCAAAGATGTTTGAATTACTATAAAAAAGTTACGATCTCTTCAGAATCCCTCCTGCACGTCAAAGATGGGATTAAACTCCCTCTCCAGCACCCGACAGATCCCCGAGATCAAGCCCAAGTTCGCGTGCCTTCAGCACCCTTCGCATGATCTTACCACTTCTTGTCTTTGGCAGTGTATCGATGAACTCGATCTCGCGCGGCGCGGCGTGGGCTGCAAGCCCTTTTTTAACAAACTCGATAAGCTCGCTCTTAAGCTCCTCACTTTCATCAACACCTTCCTTAACCACGACAAACGCCTTTATGATCTCGCCCCTTACGGGATCAGGCTTACCAATGACCGCAGCCTCAACAACAAGTGGATGCTCAACAAGCCTGCTTTCAACCTCAAATGGACCAACCCGCTCACCAGCGGTGTTTATTACATCATCGACTCTCCCGTGAAAGTGGAAGTATCCATCCTCATCGACATACGCAGCATCCCCTGACGTGAACCATGGATCATGCCTGAAGTATTCACGGTACTTCTCATCACGTTTCCATATCGATTTCATCATCGATGGCCATCCTTTCTTCAGGGCAAGATTTCCAACCTCATTCACGCCAAGTTCAACCCCTTCATCATCGATGATCGCGGCCTCGACACCAGGAAAAGGTTTTCCCATCGAGCCCGGTTTTATCGGCATAGATGGGTAATTTGAGATCATGATCATCCCTGTCTCTGTCATCCACCATGTATCATGGATTGGCTGTTTGTATGCCTTCAGTGCCCAGTGGATCACCTCAGGATTTAAAGGCTCGCCCACGCTCAGAATAAGCCGCAGACTTGAGAGGTCAAATTCAGATATAAGCTCCTCACCTTTTCCCATTAGAAGCCTCAGTGCGGTAGGTGCAGTGTACCAGACTGTAACCCCAGCACGCTCAATCGTCCTGTACCAGCGCTTTGCTGTGAACCTGCCCCGTATTATGGTTGTTCCAACACCGTTTAGAAGCGGTGCAAATATCCCGTACGATGTGCCTGTAACCCACCCTGGATCTGCGGTGCACCAGTAGACGTCATCTTTCTTTAGATCGAGAATCCACTTTCCGGTCTGGTAATGCCCGATTATCGCCCTCTGTGCGTGTAAAACCCCTTTTGGTTTTCCTGTTGAGCCAGATGTGTAGTGAATCAGGAGTGGATCATCAAGACCGAGCCATACTGGCTCAAACGTACCTTTTCTGGTCCTGTTTTCATCAAAACTTATCTCATCCCCTTCTGCACCATCTGCAACGATCAGAGTTTTGAGACTTGGAACTTCATCACGTGGAATTCGATCTTTAAGGCTATTGTGGGTTACAACCGCAACAGGATCGCAATCTGACATACGATCGAGAAGCCCCGCACGCATGAACGCCTCGAAGAGTGGTACAGGGATTGCAGCTATCTTCAGTATCCC of the Candidatus Syntrophoarchaeum caldarius genome contains:
- a CDS encoding Redox-active disulfide protein 2, with product MRIEVLGTGCAKCNKMEENVRKAVEELDIQAEIEKVSDIGKIIEYGVMTTPALVIDGEVKASGRIVDVDTIKKWLKGET
- a CDS encoding tetrahydromethanopterin S-methyltransferase subunit A, whose translation is MEIYKVKPPSEYPPEDGRYVRGNDYSPVAVCVILDTFDFAIPMELEDLVMAAVDAGAALSGMLQTENIGIEKLICNIVANPNIRYLIICGREAWGHLPGDTLIKLVENGVDERGWIIGSTALTPYLPNIPEEAIEQFRRQIRIIDLIDCLDADKVTDAVRACYQEEPSQFENYTLYDPGAYAEDPICVKISMKIEKPWEVEKPKMVSRWRKFIADPEEKEMIG
- a CDS encoding permease, with protein sequence MSGLLVTALTAGFNTLMEYLSLHVLTCLVPAFFIAGAISALLAKETILKYFGANTRKWISYSVASVSGTILAVCSCTILPMFAGIHRRGAGIGPASAFLFSGPAINLLAIVLTARVLGLELGVARALAAILMSIVIGLIMASIFERGDRCDSVNEIKTIAKDGRPWYITLLFFILLVAILLIGASGLIPTITKLIAIYLLTIAVSILLIFYYSRDEVKEWGHETWWLTRQIFPVLLLGTFIIGVIGGIASGFAPSHDPATAVGELTMPYLGDSSPAACLLASVIGAILYMPTLLEVPIVGHFFGYTSGLMGAGPALSLLLAGPSMSLPNMIVITRVMGGKRAGVYILLVILISTLTGVLYGNL
- a CDS encoding acetyl-CoA synthetase, with product MDKLAAHNPESNMGDYDKARSTFRWEDVAKNFEFSVTGKVNAAYEAVDRHVEELGDKIALRFLDDEKEVTYTFRELSVASNRFANLLLELGIKQGDRVFIFMPRSIELYVAFFGILKIAAIPVPLFEAFMRAGLLDRMSDCDPVAVVTHNSLKDRIPRDEVPSLKTLIVADGAEGDEISFDENRTRKGTFEPVWLGLDDPLLIHYTSGSTGKPKGVLHAQRAIIGHYQTGKWILDLKKDDVYWCTADPGWVTGTSYGIFAPLLNGVGTTIIRGRFTAKRWYRTIERAGVTVWYTAPTALRLLMGKGEELISEFDLSSLRLILSVGEPLNPEVIHWALKAYKQPIHDTWWMTETGMIMISNYPSMPIKPGSMGKPFPGVEAAIIDDEGVELGVNEVGNLALKKGWPSMMKSIWKRDEKYREYFRHDPWFTSGDAAYVDEDGYFHFHGRVDDVINTAGERVGPFEVESRLVEHPLVVEAAVIGKPDPVRGEIIKAFVVVKEGVDESEELKSELIEFVKKGLAAHAAPREIEFIDTLPKTRSGKIMRRVLKARELGLDLGDLSGAGEGV